The window GGGTCTTGCCCATCAGGCGACGCGCCGTGGCGAAGTCGCGCGGCTGATCCAGACAGACGGCGCCGACCAGCGCGCCGTCGCGCAGATAGAGGCGCACCGCCTCGCCGCGCGCCACGACGGCGTCGCCCGCCGTCGGGTCGCCGAGGATCTGCAGGTTGTGGTCGCACTGGGCGGTCCAGAACCAGGGCGTGGGTTCGGCCTCGGCGGGCCGGCCCAAGATGGCGAGGGCGGCGGCGCGAGCCGAGGTCTGGGCGTGGGCCCAGGTCTCCATGCGGGCGGCGGCCCCGTCGCGGACGCGCGCGGCCAGATCCCCCACGGCGAAGATGCGGTCGTCGGCGGGCGAGCGGTAGTCGTCGCCGACCAGAACCCCGCCCGCAACCGGCAGGCCCGCCGCCTCGGCCATTTCGGTCGAGGGGATGATGCCGATGCCGACGACGATCAGGTCGGCCTCGACGGTCGAACCGTCGTCCAGGCGGGCGAGAACCGCGCCGTCGGCGGCGTCTTCCAGCGCCTGCAGCGACCGGCCCAGCTTCACCTCCACGCCGATGCGGGCGTGGGCGGCGGCCAGCCATTCGGCGGCCTCGGCCGGGACATTGCGGCCCAGCAGCCGCTCGCCCGCCTCGATCACCGTGGCGGTCAGGCCGAGACCGCGCAGGGTCGAGGCCGCCTCCAGAC of the Brevundimonas pondensis genome contains:
- a CDS encoding NAD(P)/FAD-dependent oxidoreductase, translated to MAERILILGAGHAGGATAITLRELGFSGSILVVGDETHPPYERPSLSKDYLSGEAVDPVWLAPAERWAELDVTLKLGAKAVAIDRDRGEVRLADGSIEAFDTLVLAMGGRVRRLPLPDHPAVRYLRTADDARAIAAEAKPGARALVVGGGVIGLEAASTLRGLGLTATVIEAGERLLGRNVPAEAAEWLAAAHARIGVEVKLGRSLQALEDAADGAVLARLDDGSTVEADLIVVGIGIIPSTEMAEAAGLPVAGGVLVGDDYRSPADDRIFAVGDLAARVRDGAAARMETWAHAQTSARAAALAILGRPAEAEPTPWFWTAQCDHNLQILGDPTAGDAVVARGEAVRLYLRDGALVGAVCLDQPRDFATARRLMGKTLIAETAGDPATDLRKAAA